GTCCGGCGATGCCGGCCAGTTCGCGCCACCCGCAATCCATTCCTCCAGCAGCGCGATCTGCGCCTCGGGCAGCGGCGTCCCGGTCGGCGGCATCCGCAAATCCTCGTCGGCGCTGCGGATCCGCCGGATAAGCTCGCTCGCCCCCGGATCCCCCGGGACCACCGCCGGTATTTCGGATTCCCCGGCGCCCCGGATCGCGTCCCCGCTGTTCAGCCGCAATCCGCCCTTCTCCTTGTCGCCGTGGCAGCGGAAACACCCATCGCGCAGCACCGGCAACACCTGATCGTGAAAGTGGCGCGCCGCGTCGCTGTCCGCGCCCGAGGCCGCCGTGCGGACCGCCGCAAGGCGCGCATCCAGAAAGGCGTCAATCGGGTGCGCCGCCTCCGCATCGGGCGCGGGAACCGGGTGGGCCTCGGCCCACGCGCGCGCCGAGGCATGCCGCTCCGCCCAGTACGGATCGCGGCTCGCCGCCGCCGCGCGACGCCGCGTATCGTCCAGGTCAGCCAATCCCGCTTCAAGTTGCGCCAGCACCGGCCCCACCGCCGCATCGGTGAGCGGAAGGGCTTCGCCGCCGGGACGCGGAATCACGAACCCCGCGCCGTCGGAGGTCTCCACGCCCACCAGGGTTTCGCCGGTTTCCGTGCGCAGATTCTTGCCGCCCAGCACCGTCTCCAGCACCACCCGGCACGTAACCAATCCGCCATCCGCTGCGCCAGCCACCGTATACGTCCCCGTCACTTCCTGAATACGGTACCCCGGCAGGCGCGCGCCGGACGCAATCGGATCCGGTATCGGCGTCATCGGCTCTTCGCCGTTCGGCGGCTGCTTGATAAGCGGTTCCGTTCGCGCGACCAGCTCGCCGTTCACCCACAGCCGCCCGATCGCGCGGGCGCGCACGAGAAAGCGATGAACGCCGGGACCCAGCTCCACATCCGCCGCCATGCGCAACAGCACCGGAGCCCGCCAGCTGTCCCGGATTCCCCACGCGTCATGCTGGATCGGAATCCGGGGCAACAAAAACGTGTCCGATGTCCAGCGGGCCGACGCTTCCGGCCAGGTTTCGTCTTCGTTCAGCCAGCGCTCGTGCGTCGGCATCCCTTCGTAAAGCGTATAAACCACCCGGCCCGCCGGAACCTCAAGCGCGGGCATCGCCTCCGGCAGTGGCCCGATCACGCGCGGACCGCCCGTGCGGTTGAAATGCGAGGAAATTGTCTCGTTGTCGAGCAGGACCCGGTGCACCGCAACCGCATCGAGCATCCCGTAAAAGCTGTTCGACGGGCTGCCCCCCTGCGACGATCCAATACAAATCACATCGTCATCCACCACCGGCGGCGTCTCCGTCGGACCGCCCATATCCCACGCGCCGTCCGTCGGAATCCCGTCGATCCAGCCGCGAATCGACTCCGGCTCGCCAAACCGGTACGACACCGCGATGTGATGCCATCCGGTAATCGGGTGAAAGCCCTTCTCGGAGGTCCACCGATGCCAGTGCTCCCGCCCCGGCGCCGGTGGCGTCGCAAAAAGAAAACTCAGGTGGGCCTGGCCCCCGCGCCCCACCACGCGCAGCGCCCAGTTCTGGTTGTCCCGCGCGAAATGCGGAGAATTGGATCGCCCCTTGCCAATGACGTACATCGGCTGCCCCTCGCGAATCGCCTCCACCTTCACCCACGCTTCCAGCGTCAGCGCGTCGCCGTTGGTGAAGTCGAACGCGCTCGCCGCCCCCGGATCCGCAATCTCCAGACGCGCCCCCGCGCCGTCAAGACGGATCGCCGTGTTGTTCTCGGGAAAATCGGGAAACTCCGGCGGAAGCGGACCCGCCTGATCCCGCTGCACACCGCCGTGCGCCGTCACGGGAAGCGTCTCTTCCGTCCCAAAGTCCCACCGCGCCGCCAGCGAGGGCTGCGCCGCCCCGCACACACCCGCACCCCCAAACAAAACAACTATCCAAGCAATTCGTACGATCATCGTTCCACCCACGCCCCTCGCGGAGCGCCAGGTCCGCCACAGGCCGCGCCGTTGCCGCCCGTGTATGCCCAGGCCAAACCCATATTAAACCGGATCCGCCCCCGCATGGACAAACCGCACCCACAACCAATCCCCGTGCCACGCGATCACGCCACAGCGCGTTCGTGTGCCTGGAGCAACGCAAACCCACCGCATGCAACAACACCCCGAACGCGCGGCGCGGCGATATCCCCGTCCACCCTCACGACCACAACGCATGCCACGCGATCGCGCCCAGGCGCGTTCGTGTGCCCGGAGCAACGCAAACCCACCGCATACAAGGGACGTACCCGCGCACATACGCCACGCACCCCACACCATACCGCGCGTCAAACCACACACCCATCCCCAGCGCCGAACGCGACCGGGCGGGGGTACGTCCCGGCCGGGGTCGCACCACAACCCCACCCCCCCCAACCCCACCCCATTACCTTGTGTGCAGAGGCCCCCGCCCGGTAAACTCCCCAAAATTCGCCCGACCCCCCTCCCCAACCCACCGGAAAACAACCGCGCCCCATGGAAATCTGGTATACTATCCTCCTCGCCATCGCCGGCCTGATCGCGGGCTTCCTGAACGTCCTCGCCGGCGGCGGATCCCTCCTCGTCCTCCCCATCATGGTGCTCCTGCTCGGCATGCCCGGCCCCCTCGCCAACGGCACCACCCGCCTCGCCATCCTCGCGCAGAACATCTCCGCCATCGCCGGCTTCCGAAAAAAAGGCTTCTCCGATTTCCGGCTCAGCCTCTCGCTCGCCCTCTGCGCGCTGCCGGGCGCCGCCCTGGGCGCCTACTACGGCACAAAGCTCGACGGCGTCTGGTTCAACCGAACCCTCGCCCTGGTCATGATCGGCGTCATGATCATCATGGCCTTCGACAAGAAAAAGCCGAAGAAAAGGCCTGCGGAAAGCCCCGAGGATCCCGGCGCGCGGGATGCAATCGCTTCCCCCGACATGACGCCCAGGCAACGCCTCGCTGGACACGGCCTCATGGTGCTCGTCGGCTTCTACGGCGGATTCATTCAAGCGGGGGTGGGCTTCATCCTGATGGCGGTGCTCCACCGCGTCATGGGCCTCGATCTCGTGCGGACGAACATGCACAAAGTGTTCATCGTAGCAGCCTACACCGTCGTCGCCATCGCTCTGTTTGCCGGCAGCGGCAATATCCTCTGGGGATACGCCCTGATACTCGCCATCGCCATGGCCGCCGGCGGCTGGATCGGCTCCCACCTCGCCGTAACGAAAGGCGAAGGACTCATTCGCGTGGTGCTCAACATCACGCTGGCCATCCTCATCGTGAAACTGCTCTTCTAATCGCCCCGATCAGCGCTCCACCAGCTCCGGGCGCGCGTACTGCTGCAGAAACATGCCGCCCGTAATATTGACCACGTGGTCGAAACCGTGCTGCATCAGAATGCGCGCGCCAAGGTGAGACCGCAGCCCCGAGTGGCAGAGCACCGCCGTGGGCAACGAAGGATCAAGCTGGCCTAGTTCCGCGCGAAGCTGCTCGATTGGGATATGGATCGCGCCCGGCAGGCGCATGCAAGCCACCTCCTCCTCCGTCCGCACATCCACCAGCTGCATGCCGTCCAGCGGTACGCGCGGCGCCGCCACCGGAACCAGCCCGTCCAGGTGGTTGCACGCCACGAACGCCGCCATGTGAACGGGGTCCTTCGCGCTCCCGAACGGTGGCGCGTAACAAAGATCCAGCGTCGCCAGGTCGTACACCGTCGCGCCGAAATGCAGCGCCGTGGCGATCACGTCTATTCGCTTGTCCACCCCGGCCCCGCCCGCCGCCTGCGCGCCGAGCACCTTCCCGCCGGCGGGGTCGTAAATCAGCTTGAGCACCAGCCGCTCTGCGCCGGGGTAATACCCCGCGTGATGCGCGCCCGTCACGACCACCGATGCCGCGGTCTTGCCCAGGCGCGCCGCGGCCTTCTCGCTCATGCCGGTCGAGGCCGCGGTCACATCGAACACGCGCACAATGGCCGAACCCTGCACCCGGCCCAGTGGTTGGGCCTTGCCCGTGGCCGCGTGCTCGCCCGCCGTACGACCCGCGCGATTCGCCGGACCCGCCAGCGGGACCCGCATGGGCGTATCCGCATACGTAAGCGGGTACTCCACGGCATCTCCCGCCGCGTAAATGTCGGGATCGTTCGTCTGGCAGTACGCATTGATGGCGATGCCGCCCGTTGGCCCGATTTCCAGCCCCGCGTCCATCGCCAGCGTCACCGACGGGCGCACGCCCATGCCCAGCACCACCATGTCGGCCGGCAGGCCAAGCCCGTTGTCCAGCACCACCCCCGTTACCGAAGTTCCCTCGCACTGGAACGCCTTCAATCCCGTGCCGACGTACACGCCAACCCCGTGCTTACGGAGCGTCTCCTCCACCATGCCGGCCATCTCGGGGTCGAGCGGCGCCAGCAGTTGCGGCGCGAGTTCAACCACATCCACCGCGATGCCGAGCCGGTGAAACTGCTCCACCATCTCCAGCCCGATGAAGCCCGCCCCCACCACCACCGCGCGCGCCGGCTTTCGCGTGTCGAGAAACGCCTTGATGGCGTCCGTATCCTCCACATTCCGCAGGGCGAACACGTTATCCGCGTTCGCGCCCGGCAGCTCCGGAATTATCGGGGCCGCGCCGGGCGCCAGAATGAGCTTGTCATACATCTCGACAAACCGCTCGCCGGTTTCGTGGTTGACTCCCTCCACCGCCTTCTTCTCCCGATCGATCCGGATCGCCTCGTGCAGTTGCTTCACCCGGATCCGAAACCGGTTCTCGAAAAGCGCCGGCTTCGCCACCAGCAGCTTCTCCCGCTCCACAATCTCGCCTCCGAGATAGTAGGGTAAACCGCAGTTTGCAAAGGAAACGTAGCCGTCCTTTTCGAGGAGGGTGATCTCGGCGTGCTCGTTGCACCGGCGGGCGCGGGTTGCGGCGCTTGCGCCTCCGGCAACGCCGCCTATGACCAGGATACGGGGGTGCTTGGACATGATGAATACTCCAAAAATGCGTGGATGGCGCCCCCGGGATACCCCTCCCCAATCGCGTTCCATTATGATAGGCTACGAACCGGATGAGTTCAAGGAATACACCCATGAAAACACTTCTGATCATGCGCCACGCCAAGTCCTCCTGGAAGCAGGAGGGCCAGCCCGACCACGATCGCCCACTCAATGATCGCGGCAAGCGCGACGCGCCGCGAATGGGACGACTCCTCGCCCGGCAGGGGCTTCGCCCGGACCGCATCCTCTGTTCCAGCGCCAAACGCGCCCGAAGAACCGCCGAAGGACTGGCCGGCCCACTCGATTGCGCCGGCGCAATCGAACTCCGCGACGATCTCTATGCCGCCGGTCCCAATGCCTACCTCGACGCCCTGCGCGCCCTCCCGCCCGAAGTCCGCACCGCCATGGTCATCGGGCATGACCCCGCCCTCTCCGAATTGGTATGCGCGCTCGCCGGTGAGGCCCTCGAAATGCCCACCGCCGCGATAGCGTGCTTCTCCCTTAACCTGTTGACCTGGGACGCGCTCGCCATGGACACGCCCCGCGAAATGCACGGACTCTGGCTCCCCAGGGAGCTCCCGGCATCCGAACCATGACACACGATAACCCCACCGACATCCTCCGCATCGACGAAACGTGGGCCCCGGACCATCAGGCCCTGGTGGCGCCCGTACGCCGTTTCGTCGAGGAGGACGTCCTGCCCCGCATCGCCCGCTGCCACCAGCACGAATCCTTCCCCGAGGAACTGATCGCGCCCCTGAAAGCGCTGGGCATTCTGGAGGCCGTGGCCGACGCCTCCCTCGACCCGATCACCTACGGCCTCATCAGCCGCGAACTGGAGCGCGGCAGTTCAACCCTGCGCAGTTTCCTCAGCGTGCAGGGTTCCCTCGTGATCGGCGCCATCCAGCAATTCGGCTCGACCGAACAGCAAAACCAATGGCTCGGCCCCCTCGGACGCCTCGACGCCTGGGGCTGCTTCGGACTCACCGAACCCGACTGCGGCAGCAACCCCGCGGGCATGCAAACGCGCGCCGAACGTACCGCCGGCGGATTCCGCCTCACCGGCGCCAAGTGCTGGATCACGAATGGTGTCCGCGCAAACGTCGCGGTGATCTGGGCAAAGCTGGACGGCCAGGTCTGCGGCTTCCTCGTTGAAACCGATCGGCCCGGCTTTTCCGCCACGCTCATGAAGGGCAAATGGAGCTTCCGCAGCAGCGAAACGGCCCAGCTCTTCCTGGACGGCGTGGAGGTCCCCGAAAGCGCCCTGCTGCCCGGCGCGAACTCCCTCGGCGCGGCCCTCAAATGCCTCGCGCGCGCCCGCTACACGATTGCCTGGGGCGTATGCGGGGCCGCGGCGGCCTGCCTCGAAGAAACCCTCGCCTACCTCAAGGACCGCACCCAGTTCGGCGGGAAACCCCTCGCCAGCCACCAGTTGATCCAGTACAAACTCGCCTGGATGGCCGCCGATCTCGCCGCCATGACCCTCATCGCGAAACAGCTCGGCGATATCAAGGCCACTGGCGAGCCGGAACCCGCCCAGATCGCCCTCGCCAAGATGCACAACTGCCGCAAGGCCCTCGAAATCGCCCGCACCTGCCGCGAACTCCTGGGCGCCAACGGGATTCATGACGAATACCACATCGGACGGCGCATGGTGGACCTGGAGACCGTGCTGACCTACGAGGGCACGGAAAACATCCACGCCCTAACCATCGGGGCCGCCATGACCGGCATCAAGGCTTTCGAGTGAGGGGCGACAACCCGCCGCGGCAACCGCTGCGCCGCCCAACATAGCCCGGTCACCATGGCGCCTCCACGGCGCGCCGCATATTCCGCACCCTCAGTAAAGCACGCTTACCCGTCCGCTCGATGGGCTGAGACATCGCCCGGAGCCGTCGCCCGGACATAGTCCAGGAAGGCCTGCGGATGTTGCTCCACCCAGTCGGCAGCCGAATAAAAACCATTGTCGCGAAGCCATCGAAGCGCGCCTCGGGGCTCCCATGGGCTCTCGCCAGCGGCCCCGGCCAGGGCGTTGAGACCCGCGATCGCGAATTCGGGCACGGGAATCGGGCGGCTTTCGTCATTGACCATTGTAATACCTTTCGCAGGCGATCTCTTTGCCGGCCCCAAAAAAAGGCGGCCAGCAATGCGCCACTTGAATTATTGTAGCACACCTCTATTGCTTCTATCCTCCGCGATGCCCGAAATGCTACCGCGTTCGCGTCATCCTGATAGAATCTCACGGAGATTCGTGCACCGCGTTCGCGACCCATATCACTATCCGCACGTCGTTTCTCCCGCGGCGGCCCGCACTTGGAAATGAATCCCGCACTCGGGTGGCGGCGGAGCGGCCACTACTCCCACGCCCGATTCGTCCAAACGCGGGCCCGGCGCATAATCGCGCTTTCAACGCCCACGAATATAAAAGCTATACAATTTTATGACGGTGTGTTACACTGAGATGTGACATCACCACACAAATCCGAATTCCCCGAAAGCGACCGGAAAAAAGCGCAGTCCAGAGAGCAGGATTTGTGCCGCCGGGCCCTCGAATCGCACTCCTACGATTCCATGAGCGACCGCGCATGGGTCGAGCTCTGCGAAAAAGTCGCGTCTTCAAGCCACCCGCAACTGCACGCCGAAGCGATCCCGGTGTCCGCATGTTCGGATACCGCGCCCGATAGGGCGGGGGAAGCTACCCATGCCCAGAAAAGAACATATTCTTCTGCTGAAACAGGGCATCGCACCCTGGAATACCTGGAGGATGGAGCATCCCAATGAGCAGCCCGACCTGAAGCACGCCAGCCTCGTTGGAATACAACTTGCCGGCGTCTATCTGCACGATGAGAATCTCATCCAGTCGAATCTGGACAAGTTGCAACGCACCGAAGCGCACCGCTCGCAGGCGATCCAGGACGGAACGCGGGCTCCGGATGCGGACTTGACCCACGTCAACCTCACGAAGGTTAATTTGCAGGATGCAATCCTTGAGGGAGCCAATCTTTCCGACGCAAACCTTACGTGGGCCAACCTGCGCGGCGCCAATCTCTCGGGAGCCAACATGAAGCATGCCAACTTGCGCCGCGCCGATTTGCGTTACGCCGATTTGCGGGACGCGAATCTTGAAAGAGCCGATCTGCGCGGAGCGGACCTCACGGGCGCCCGCCTGCACCGGTGTAACCTGCGAAAAGCGGATCTCCAGAATGCGGATCTGGTGGGCGC
This is a stretch of genomic DNA from Candidatus Hydrogenedentota bacterium. It encodes these proteins:
- a CDS encoding DUF1553 domain-containing protein yields the protein MIVRIAWIVVLFGGAGVCGAAQPSLAARWDFGTEETLPVTAHGGVQRDQAGPLPPEFPDFPENNTAIRLDGAGARLEIADPGAASAFDFTNGDALTLEAWVKVEAIREGQPMYVIGKGRSNSPHFARDNQNWALRVVGRGGQAHLSFLFATPPAPGREHWHRWTSEKGFHPITGWHHIAVSYRFGEPESIRGWIDGIPTDGAWDMGGPTETPPVVDDDVICIGSSQGGSPSNSFYGMLDAVAVHRVLLDNETISSHFNRTGGPRVIGPLPEAMPALEVPAGRVVYTLYEGMPTHERWLNEDETWPEASARWTSDTFLLPRIPIQHDAWGIRDSWRAPVLLRMAADVELGPGVHRFLVRARAIGRLWVNGELVARTEPLIKQPPNGEEPMTPIPDPIASGARLPGYRIQEVTGTYTVAGAADGGLVTCRVVLETVLGGKNLRTETGETLVGVETSDGAGFVIPRPGGEALPLTDAAVGPVLAQLEAGLADLDDTRRRAAAASRDPYWAERHASARAWAEAHPVPAPDAEAAHPIDAFLDARLAAVRTAASGADSDAARHFHDQVLPVLRDGCFRCHGDKEKGGLRLNSGDAIRGAGESEIPAVVPGDPGASELIRRIRSADEDLRMPPTGTPLPEAQIALLEEWIAGGANWPASPDAAAEAEPAPLLADLPFLRRLYFDTVGVPPGPEEVDAFLADSAPDKRARWIERLVADERVADHWMGYWLDLLAENPTIINQSLNSTGPFRWFLYDALRDNKPLDRLVTELIMMRGATHEGGSAGFALAAENDAPWAEKGHIIASAFLGVDMQCARCHDAPYHRSTQRDLFALAAMLQRKPAAAPESSSVPDTFFANLDRPPLIRVTLKPGEAVPPEWPFAALTGVREGAAIEALLEGADDSRARLAALITAPENERFAQVMVNRIWARLMGAGIVEPVHDWEGHPPSHPELLAWLSRELVANGYDMRHVMRLILTSEAYQRAAGGENRSAPPESRLFQAPDRRRLTAEQVVDALHAVTGAPMDSDELTFVYDGRRAVSNRLTLGTPERGWMFASLANERDRPSLTLPRAQVIADVLEAFGWTGSRQKPIVRRETEPNVIQPGILANGTLAMNVTRASDGSLLADLAVEAATPEALVNTLFKRVLGRMPGAAEFTAFVGAVGPGFGERLVSADEIDPPAPPEPLPLVTWFNHLQHDANAIQLEVERRARLGPPPDPRIRADWRERYEDAVWSLINHHEFVWLP
- a CDS encoding sulfite exporter TauE/SafE family protein, whose protein sequence is MEIWYTILLAIAGLIAGFLNVLAGGGSLLVLPIMVLLLGMPGPLANGTTRLAILAQNISAIAGFRKKGFSDFRLSLSLALCALPGAALGAYYGTKLDGVWFNRTLALVMIGVMIIMAFDKKKPKKRPAESPEDPGARDAIASPDMTPRQRLAGHGLMVLVGFYGGFIQAGVGFILMAVLHRVMGLDLVRTNMHKVFIVAAYTVVAIALFAGSGNILWGYALILAIAMAAGGWIGSHLAVTKGEGLIRVVLNITLAILIVKLLF
- a CDS encoding FAD-dependent oxidoreductase, producing MSKHPRILVIGGVAGGASAATRARRCNEHAEITLLEKDGYVSFANCGLPYYLGGEIVEREKLLVAKPALFENRFRIRVKQLHEAIRIDREKKAVEGVNHETGERFVEMYDKLILAPGAAPIIPELPGANADNVFALRNVEDTDAIKAFLDTRKPARAVVVGAGFIGLEMVEQFHRLGIAVDVVELAPQLLAPLDPEMAGMVEETLRKHGVGVYVGTGLKAFQCEGTSVTGVVLDNGLGLPADMVVLGMGVRPSVTLAMDAGLEIGPTGGIAINAYCQTNDPDIYAAGDAVEYPLTYADTPMRVPLAGPANRAGRTAGEHAATGKAQPLGRVQGSAIVRVFDVTAASTGMSEKAAARLGKTAASVVVTGAHHAGYYPGAERLVLKLIYDPAGGKVLGAQAAGGAGVDKRIDVIATALHFGATVYDLATLDLCYAPPFGSAKDPVHMAAFVACNHLDGLVPVAAPRVPLDGMQLVDVRTEEEVACMRLPGAIHIPIEQLRAELGQLDPSLPTAVLCHSGLRSHLGARILMQHGFDHVVNITGGMFLQQYARPELVER
- a CDS encoding histidine phosphatase family protein, whose translation is MKTLLIMRHAKSSWKQEGQPDHDRPLNDRGKRDAPRMGRLLARQGLRPDRILCSSAKRARRTAEGLAGPLDCAGAIELRDDLYAAGPNAYLDALRALPPEVRTAMVIGHDPALSELVCALAGEALEMPTAAIACFSLNLLTWDALAMDTPREMHGLWLPRELPASEP
- a CDS encoding acyl-CoA dehydrogenase family protein, with the protein product MTHDNPTDILRIDETWAPDHQALVAPVRRFVEEDVLPRIARCHQHESFPEELIAPLKALGILEAVADASLDPITYGLISRELERGSSTLRSFLSVQGSLVIGAIQQFGSTEQQNQWLGPLGRLDAWGCFGLTEPDCGSNPAGMQTRAERTAGGFRLTGAKCWITNGVRANVAVIWAKLDGQVCGFLVETDRPGFSATLMKGKWSFRSSETAQLFLDGVEVPESALLPGANSLGAALKCLARARYTIAWGVCGAAAACLEETLAYLKDRTQFGGKPLASHQLIQYKLAWMAADLAAMTLIAKQLGDIKATGEPEPAQIALAKMHNCRKALEIARTCRELLGANGIHDEYHIGRRMVDLETVLTYEGTENIHALTIGAAMTGIKAFE
- a CDS encoding pentapeptide repeat-containing protein, translating into MPRKEHILLLKQGIAPWNTWRMEHPNEQPDLKHASLVGIQLAGVYLHDENLIQSNLDKLQRTEAHRSQAIQDGTRAPDADLTHVNLTKVNLQDAILEGANLSDANLTWANLRGANLSGANMKHANLRRADLRYADLRDANLERADLRGADLTGARLHRCNLRKADLQNADLVGADFSESSLERAALCKSDLTKAVLTSANLVRADLKSAILDGADFQNANLKNANLAGARTERVLNMNTVTA